The genomic interval TTTATCGTAGCCAGGGTGGTTGTTATCTGCGTCTGTTTCTACTACTTTGACTTTAGCGCCAACTTCTTCAGTAGAACCATCTGGGTAAGTGACTTTAACCGGAATTTCAACAGAAGTACCAGGTTTAACGTCTTTGCCAGGAGTAGCTGTAACATCGCCAGTCTTAGGATCAACTTTAACTTCCCAACCTTCAGGAACATCGCTAGGGTCTACAGAGAAAGTAGTACCGTCAGGTAAGTTTTTATCACCTTTTTGTTCAACTGTAACCGGAGCACCAGGTTTAGTAGTAGCATCGCCGTATTTAGGGTTGTGATTATCAGCATCTGTAGCTACCACTTTGATTTTAGCGCCAACTTCTTCAGTAGAGCCATCTGGGTAAGTGACTTTAACCGGAATTTCAACAGAAGTACCAGGTTGTACGTCTTTACCAGGAGTAGCTGTAACATCACCAGTCTTAGGATCAACAGTAACAGTCCAACCATCTGGAACAGCATTAGGATCTACAGAGAAAGTAGTACCATCAGGTAAGTTTCTGTCGCCATTTTGTTCAACCGTAACCGGAGCACCAGGTTTAGTAGATGCATCGCCGTATTTAGGGTCGTGATTATCAGCATCAGTAGGAATTACTGAAACTTTAGCAGTTGTTTGATCTTCAGAACCATCTGGATAAGTGACTTTAACCGGAATTTCAACAGAAGTACCAGGTTTAACATCTTTACCAGGAGTAGCTGTAACATCGCCAGTCTTAGGATCAACTTTAACTTCCCAACCTTCAGGAACATCGCTAGGGTCTACAGAGAAAGTAGTACCGTCAGGTAAGTTTTTATCGCCATTTTGTTCAACCGTAACCGGAGCTCCAGGTTTAGTAGATGCATCGCCGTATTTAGGGTCGTGATTATCAGCATCAGTAGGGATTACTGAAACTTTAGCAGTTGTTTGATCTTCAGAACCATCTGGATAAGTGACTTTAACCGGAATATCTACAGAAGTACCAGGTTCAACGTCTTTACCAGGAGTAGCTGTAACATCGCCAGTCTTAGGATCGACTTTAACTTCCCAACCTTCAGGAACATCTTCAGGATCTACAGAGAAAGTAGTACCGTCAGGTAAGTTTTTATCACCTTTTTGTTCAACTATAACTGGAGCACCAGGTTTAGTAGATGCATCGCCGTATTTAGGGTCGTGATTATCAGCATCAGTAGGTGTTACTGAAACTTTGATTGGTGCTGTTTCAGAAGTGCCATCTGGATAAGTGACTTTAACCGGAATATCTACAGAAGTACCAGGTTCAACGTCTTTACCAGGAGTAATAGTTACATCACCAGTCTTAGGATCAACAGTAACCGTCCAGCCTTCAGGAACGTCTTTAGGGTCTACAGAGAAAGTAGTACCGTCAGGAATATCTTTGTCTCCAGTTTGTTTTACAGTAACTGGTTGTCCAGGTTTAGTATTTGCATCTTCATATGCAGGAGTATGATCTGCTGCATCATCAGAAACTACACCAACTTTAGCAGTTGCTTGATCTTCAGAACCATCCGGATAAGTGACTTTAACTGGAATATCTACAGAAGTACCAGGTTTAACGTCTTTACCAGGAGTAGCAGTTACATCACCAGTATCAGGGTCAACAGTAACCGCCCAGCCTTCAGGAATGTCTTTAGGGTCTACAGAGAATTTAGTACCTTCCGGTAAATCTTTATCTCCGTTTTGAGGAACAACAACTTCTTTGCCAGGTTTAGTAGTCGCATCGCCGTATGCAGGAGTATTATCATCTGCATCAGTAGGGACTACTGTAACTTTAGCAGGAGTTTGTTCTTCAGAACCATCCGGATAAGTGACTTTAACCGGAATATCTACAGAAGTACCAGGTTCAACGTCTTTACCAGGAGTAGCCGTTACATCACCAGTATCAGGATCAACAGTAACCGTCCAGCCTTCAGGAATATCTTTAGGATCTACAGAGAATTTAGTACCTTGCGGTAAATCATTATCTCCGTTTTGAGGAACAACAACTTCTTTACCAGGTTTAGTAGAAGCTTCACCGTAAGCAGGTGTATTTTCATCTGCATCAGTAGGAACTACTGTAACTTTAGCAGTTGTTTGATCTTCAGAACCGTCCGGATAAGTAACTTTAACCGGAATATCTACAGAAGTGTTAGGTTTAACATCTTTGCCCGGAGTAGCCGTTACATCACCAGTATCAGGGTCAACAGTAACCGTCCAGCCTTCAGGAACGTCATTAGGATCTACAGAGAATTTAGTACCTTGCGGTAAATCATTATCTCCGTTTTGAGGAACAACAACTTCTTTATCAGGTTTAGTAGAAGCTTCGCCATAAGCAGGTGTATTTTCATCTGCATCAGTAGGAACTACTGTAACTTTAGCAGTTGTTTGATCTTCAGAACCATCCGGATAAGTAACTTTGACTGGAATATCTACTGAAGTACCAGGCTTAACGTCTTTGTCTGGAGTAGCTGTTACGTTACCGGTATCAGGATCAACAGTAACTGTCCAACCTTCAGGAACATCGTTAGGATCTACAGAGAAAGTAGTTCCTTTTGGTAAATCATTATCTCCCGTTTGAGGTACTTCAATTGGAGCACCTGGTTTAGTTTCAGCTTTACCGTAAGCAGGATTGTGTGTATCTGCAGCATTAGGTGCAACAGTTACGTTAAATGTTTTAGTTGTTTCTTTACCATCACCATCAGTAGCTTTTACTGTAATTGCATAAGTTCCTGCTACATCAGGATTAAAGTTGCTATCATCCACTACTTCGAATTTAGTGTTTTTATTATCTGTAGTAGAAGCGTCATCTTCTTTATCAGTCACTGTAGCAAGTGATTTAAGATAAGAAGTTTTGTCTTGAGGTGTATCAAAATGTTTTTCACCTCTAACAATAGTAACGTCTGAAGCTTCAATAACTGGTGGCTCATCTGTTACATTACCTTCACCAGGGTTAGATTCATTACCAGCAACATCGTATGCAACTGCTGTAATTTTAGTGTCAGGTTTTAAATCAAGATTTGCTGGAACTGGTACTAACAACTTACCGTTGTCTACTGCAACTGGTGTATTGTCAAGCAACCATGTACCATTATCATCTTTTGTGAGTGTTACTGGTTGGTTTGCACCAGGGAAAGTAACTTCAATTTTGTTTGTATCTGTAGCAGCTGGCGGTGTTACAGGAACATTTTTAGCTACTGTATCAATGTCATCTACTGTAGGCGCTTCAGGAGCGACTGTATCTAAGTAGATTTTTTGATCTATACCCACGAAACATGTTTGATGAGGGATGTTTGAACCATCAGAAATTGCATTTCCATAGTAGAAAGAACCGAATTTAAAATTGATATATGATTCGAAATAAATACCATTTTCAGTAATATCGTTGTCTACTTGGAATTCTAAATTGATAGTACTTACAGTTTTATCAAACGATCTATTACCTACAGTAATAGTACGGTTTGTTGCATCGTAAGTGTATCCATCAGGAAGATCACCTTTAATTGATAAACCGTCAGGCACTTTGATAATTGTAGAGTTTTCATCTGAGTAAATGCCGCCATTATTAGAAGTTTCTAGAGTATATTTCAATACATCTCCACGTTTATAAATTTTTGTTTTACCGTAATAATTCGGTTCAGCTGTGCCGTCTGGTGCGATACGTGTTAGTACTTGTTGAGATTCTAATGCAGGTCCTAATTCTAGACCGACGTTATCAAATAGATAACCTGGATTATCAGCATCTGGATATGCTGCAACATAATTTTTTGGTTTGTCTCCTGCTTCTAAAACAATTTTAACTGCATTAACATTATCAGGAATTTTGTAAATTGTAGCTGCATATGTCCAACCGAAATAACCAGATGTTGTAGAAATTTCATCGGCTTTGTCTAAGTTTGTTAACTTTTGACCTGTTGCAGCATCAACTAAGTAAGCTACACCTTGTTCTGAATCAATATATGCATGCTCGCCTGTACCATAAACACCTCTGTATGAGAAGTGGAAACGCACAAGAGCGTCTGGGTTAACAGGAA from Staphylococcus condimenti carries:
- a CDS encoding YSIRK signal domain/LPXTG anchor domain surface protein, translated to MNKREKQQVDILTKKNKYSIRKFSVGTASIIVGSLLFLGVGNQAEAAEDAAAVAPEKTAADQTQPAAEAQPNGADTTNQDNPQPATSPDKATLPENTATRDTKTTDKIDTNDICYVGENPTAKGAGVNPADGVFVDWEKSFDNGDFTGAQSKSKTMEHVYSVGGVTPEEVEQKYPGGPADAGTVKYSWEEKQFTGNEQYEGWRLAADSAGKSFTIVQPEMAIQTQPGVTEFKGEKTKVYNNPLGKNEVASSGEDVPTLVGTANWKKNSGNAYRTDTKRYIELGTQGTKVESKEIPVNPDALVRFHFSYRGVYGTGEHAYIDSEQGVAYLVDAATGQKLTNLDKADEISTTSGYFGWTYAATIYKIPDNVNAVKIVLEAGDKPKNYVAAYPDADNPGYLFDNVGLELGPALESQQVLTRIAPDGTAEPNYYGKTKIYKRGDVLKYTLETSNNGGIYSDENSTIIKVPDGLSIKGDLPDGYTYDATNRTITVGNRSFDKTVSTINLEFQVDNDITENGIYFESYINFKFGSFYYGNAISDGSNIPHQTCFVGIDQKIYLDTVAPEAPTVDDIDTVAKNVPVTPPAATDTNKIEVTFPGANQPVTLTKDDNGTWLLDNTPVAVDNGKLLVPVPANLDLKPDTKITAVAYDVAGNESNPGEGNVTDEPPVIEASDVTIVRGEKHFDTPQDKTSYLKSLATVTDKEDDASTTDNKNTKFEVVDDSNFNPDVAGTYAITVKATDGDGKETTKTFNVTVAPNAADTHNPAYGKAETKPGAPIEVPQTGDNDLPKGTTFSVDPNDVPEGWTVTVDPDTGNVTATPDKDVKPGTSVDIPVKVTYPDGSEDQTTAKVTVVPTDADENTPAYGEASTKPDKEVVVPQNGDNDLPQGTKFSVDPNDVPEGWTVTVDPDTGDVTATPGKDVKPNTSVDIPVKVTYPDGSEDQTTAKVTVVPTDADENTPAYGEASTKPGKEVVVPQNGDNDLPQGTKFSVDPKDIPEGWTVTVDPDTGDVTATPGKDVEPGTSVDIPVKVTYPDGSEEQTPAKVTVVPTDADDNTPAYGDATTKPGKEVVVPQNGDKDLPEGTKFSVDPKDIPEGWAVTVDPDTGDVTATPGKDVKPGTSVDIPVKVTYPDGSEDQATAKVGVVSDDAADHTPAYEDANTKPGQPVTVKQTGDKDIPDGTTFSVDPKDVPEGWTVTVDPKTGDVTITPGKDVEPGTSVDIPVKVTYPDGTSETAPIKVSVTPTDADNHDPKYGDASTKPGAPVIVEQKGDKNLPDGTTFSVDPEDVPEGWEVKVDPKTGDVTATPGKDVEPGTSVDIPVKVTYPDGSEDQTTAKVSVIPTDADNHDPKYGDASTKPGAPVTVEQNGDKNLPDGTTFSVDPSDVPEGWEVKVDPKTGDVTATPGKDVKPGTSVEIPVKVTYPDGSEDQTTAKVSVIPTDADNHDPKYGDASTKPGAPVTVEQNGDRNLPDGTTFSVDPNAVPDGWTVTVDPKTGDVTATPGKDVQPGTSVEIPVKVTYPDGSTEEVGAKIKVVATDADNHNPKYGDATTKPGAPVTVEQKGDKNLPDGTTFSVDPSDVPEGWEVKVDPKTGDVTATPGKDVKPGTSVEIPVKVTYPDGSTEEVGAKVKVVETDADNNHPGYDKTDIEPGATITVHQTGDNTMPDGSKYEIVDGTKLPEGWTITIDSNTGDITAVAPKDAKPETTIEVPVLVTYPDGTTEQISIQLNVVEPKGDACDTDGKNNGKDGNNNGNNGTDNNNGSDNGKDGAGDNSGTNDANNGDNGSSNNNGNNGSNNGVNNNGAKTNDSSAVNTKDNKDKAVTAKSQQKSLPKTGTTESTMALGILAALAGFALLRRRKRAQK